In the Streptomyces sp. SJL17-4 genome, CGTCGGCGAACGTTCTTCCCGTGTTCGTGACGATGCGCTGCGGCTCGCGCTTCTCCCGGGACTCCAGCTCGGCTATCCGGTTGTCGAGCGCGTCCGCGCGCTTCTGCCACTCGGCGGCAGCGTGCCGGGACTTCTGGCGTCCCTTCTGTTCCTGGTGCTCCGAGAACTCCGCGATAGTGGCGCGCAGCTCGGGCCCGGGGTCGTACCCGGGGATCGTCACGACGTGTGTCGTCTCCACGGGCCCCATTAGCCGCAGGAACTCGGCGGTTACGTACTCGTCGGCCCAATCGCCCCTGATGTTGGCGGGCTTCTCGCACTTGAACCCGCGCGCGTAGGGGTTGCACTTGTATGTGGGGTGCTGGTTCTTCTTGGTGTCCTGCTTGTTCAGGTACATGCGTCCGCCGCACGAGTCGCAGTGAATGACCCGCAACAGCAGCGCGTCCGTGTCCTTCCGGTCCCCGATTTCAATGCTGCGCTCGTCCAGAACCGCGCCGATGCGGTCGAACTCCTCGCGGGTCATGAGCGGGGTTTCGGTCTGCATGATCGGGTTGCCCTCGGCGTCGCGCACTGGCTTGCCCTTGTGCATCTTCCAGCCGAGCAGCGTTTCATTCCGCAGCATTCGCGTAATGACCGCAGGACTCCAAAGGAACGCGTCCTTAACAAGCCCCTTGACACCGCCGGTCCGCCCGCCGGTCTCCCGTCCCTTCTTCACCGCCCAGTGATCACGCGGGCTCGGAATGCTGTCAGCATTGAGTCCCACGGCGATAGCCGAAACGGTCTTGCCCTCGAACAGTTCGCGGACGATCCGTTCAATGATCACAACGGCGTCAGGGTCGGGAACGAGCGTCCATCCGATACCGCCGTGTTCCTTGGGCATGGGCGCGGGCATGTAGCCGTACGGCGGACGCGAACCACGCCACCGCAGCACCATGTTCCGGATGGCAGCCATAGCCCCGGTAACACGGTCGGAAATGGACTGCGCTTCCACCTGCGCGGCAAAGGCGAACATCGTCATTTGCAGTTCCGCCATGGGGTCCATGGGGTTGCGGAAGTCAAAGACAATGCGCCCACCCCCGCCGATGCCCTCGGCGAACACGAGAACCTTCCGGTGCTCGCGGGCCCACTTGGCCAGCTCGTGCATGTCCGCCATGGACCGGATAGCACGGTCGAAGCGCCACCACACCAGGGCGTCAAACTCATCGGGTCGGGCGAGCCACGCGCCGAGGGCGGCACGGTCAAAGGGGCTGATCTTGGACGCCGACACGTCAAGGTCTACGGCCTCGCGGAGTTGGTCACCGTCGCCGAAGCTGATGTTGTGTGCGGCTGCCGCTATGTCGTCGGCCTCGCGCTGCCGGTCGGGGCTGGTGGTCTCGTCGGTGAGCACGGACAGACGGACACACCGCACGCCCCGAAGGGTCTCGGTGTAGACCGTGCCCGCGAGAGGGTTCCGGGGTTCACGGGTTGGGGTGTTCATCCCCCCTGTAGGGACCAAAGATGTCCCGGAACCACTCTTGACCAGCACCGACGTACCCACGGCAACACTCCAGAACTACTAGTTCCGTGTGTTGGGAGACCCGGAGGGCAACGAGTTCTGCGTCGAGCGCAGCGCGGCGGAGCGCCTCGCCACCACCGCCGCCGACGCCACCACCGACCCCGCCTCCGTCTCCTCCTGACGGCATCCGGATCACTCCGGAGTGATCCGGGGTAATCCGGACAGTA is a window encoding:
- a CDS encoding recombinase family protein — its product is MNTPTREPRNPLAGTVYTETLRGVRCVRLSVLTDETTSPDRQREADDIAAAAHNISFGDGDQLREAVDLDVSASKISPFDRAALGAWLARPDEFDALVWWRFDRAIRSMADMHELAKWAREHRKVLVFAEGIGGGGRIVFDFRNPMDPMAELQMTMFAFAAQVEAQSISDRVTGAMAAIRNMVLRWRGSRPPYGYMPAPMPKEHGGIGWTLVPDPDAVVIIERIVRELFEGKTVSAIAVGLNADSIPSPRDHWAVKKGRETGGRTGGVKGLVKDAFLWSPAVITRMLRNETLLGWKMHKGKPVRDAEGNPIMQTETPLMTREEFDRIGAVLDERSIEIGDRKDTDALLLRVIHCDSCGGRMYLNKQDTKKNQHPTYKCNPYARGFKCEKPANIRGDWADEYVTAEFLRLMGPVETTHVVTIPGYDPGPELRATIAEFSEHQEQKGRQKSRHAAAEWQKRADALDNRIAELESREKREPQRIVTNTGRTFADEWAEKDTAGRRAMLVEAGVRLNVRRGTRGGWRTLDTRRVDFTMSGELDPAVEALAGEASALESLVRGDSPLEGAQVRLTEPARELAAA